One part of the Aspergillus fumigatus Af293 chromosome 7, whole genome shotgun sequence genome encodes these proteins:
- a CDS encoding mannoprotein, with amino-acid sequence MNTLQKRVSEARKSIEGWDGGLLGVIPIASKMQGVKSSTADTRRTIEQSDAFGDEDQDEVLAAYQQLQPEIVGALNTAEQKVCHSPPYLMARSADPTQAPAFKDAGVAFVARAMMDDLKSEKEKFETTMQEKVPAERYRSAEPKVAEVNAAFDSAHKALSA; translated from the coding sequence ATGAATACTCTGCAAAAACGCGTCTCTGAGGCTCGCAAGAGCATTGAGGGATGGGACGGTGGCCTTTTAGGCGTCATCCCCATCGCCAGCAAAATGCAAGGCGTGAAGAGTTCCACTGCCGATACACGCAGGACCATTGAGCAGTCTGATGCATTTGGCGATGAGGACCAAGATGAAGTTCTGGCAGCATATCAGCAATTGCAGCCCGAAATTGTGGGAGCGCTTAATACTGCAGAGCAGAAGGTATGTCATTCCCCTCCCTATTTAATGGCCCGTAGTGCTGACCCGACCCAGGCGCCGGCTTTCAAAGATGCGGGAGTGGCCTTCGTGGCGAGGGCTATGATGGATGATCTCaagagtgagaaggagaaattcGAGACAACTATGCAGGAGAAGGTGCCTGCTGAGAGGTACCGCAGCGCTGAGCCCAAGGTTGCTGAAGTCAATGCTGCCTTTGATAGCGCTCACAAGGCGCTCTCTGCTTAA
- a CDS encoding type III PLP-dependent enzyme, translating into MSTPSDLGLSSATTFPYSVAVAVQNHLKDHGKDRQSFFVGNLDSVLDRLEEWRRELPFVQPFYAVKCNDNKTLLTLLSRAGTGFDCASKKEMQQILQLGVNPERIIFAAPRKAEDYINYAHEHGIDKIVVDSEDELRKLAEIVPSAMIFLRLRADDPTSRVRLSEKFGSDLLEARGILQVAVDLSVKVTGICFHVGSAALDPGAYVRAIAMAREVYDYNETLSSKHPILIIDIGGGFTESNFRLLAPAVRSAADMYFGGETGIQWVAEPGRFIVSEAFYLVCRVLGTRKRLVEYVDGPNQNHYFHAELFVNDGIYQNFLNALVEGYIPTPVPLDPSGRPYGLPEREDKSYSYTVWGQTCCGADKIKSNCRLRCEMQAGDLLCFPSMGAYTHVTASGFNGFTARAMTVWTSSVRGREKLKEANRVGSWWNPLSHGESELLVRRG; encoded by the exons ATGTCTACTCCATCAGATTTGGGTTTGTCCTCAGCTACAACCTTTCCTTATTCCGTGGCCGTAGCGGTACAAAATCACTTGAAAGACCATGGCAAAGATCGACAATCATTCTTTGTTGGAAACCTTGATTCCGTTCTTGATAGGTTGGAGGAATGGAGGAGAGAGCTGCCGTTTGTCCAGCCCTTTTATG CGGTCAAGTGCAATGACAACAAAACATTGTTGACTCTGTTGTCGAGAGCCGGGACCGGGTTTGATTGTGCCTCGAAGAAAGAGATGCAGCAGATCCTCCAGCTTGGCGTCAATCCCGAGAGAATCATCTTTGCTGCCCCTCGGAAGGCAGAAGACTACATTAATTACGCCCACGAGCATGGAATTGACAAAATAGTGGTCGATAGTGAGGATGAATTGCGAAAATTGGCGGAGATTGTTCCTTCAGCAATGATTTTCTTGCGGTTACGGGCAGACGACCCAACCTCCCGAGTGCGTCTTTCGGAGAAGTTTGGGTCGGATCTCCTCGAGGCTAGGGGTATATTGCAAGTGGCCGTCGACTTGTCAGTCAAAGTTACTGGTATCTGCTTTCATGTGGGATCGGCTGCTTTGGATCCAGGAGCCTACGTAAGAGCTATCGCAATGGCCCGGGAAGTCTACGACTATAACGAGACTCTGTCCAGCAAGCACCCCATTTTAATAATTGACATAGGAGGCGGATTCACTGAATCCAATTTTCGACTCCTTGCGCCCGCCGTCCGATCTGCTGCTGATATGTATTTTGGCGGAGAAACGGGCATTCAGTGGGTTGCAGAACCAGGGCGGTTCATCGTCAGCGAAGCTTTCTATCTAGTTTGTCGCGTGCTTGGAACTCGGAAACGTCTGGTGGAATATGTCGACGGCCCTAACCAAAACCATTATTTCCATGCGGAGTTATTTGTGAATGATGGGATCTACCAAAACTTTCTCAATGCGCTTGTCGAAGGATATATTCCGACGCCAGTCCCTCTTGACCCCAGCGGGCGCCCATATGGGCTGCCGGAGAGGGAGGATAAATCATACTCATATACCGTCTGGGGCCAGACCTGTTGCGGCGCAGACAAAATCAAGTCCAACTGTCGTCTACGTTGTGAAATGCAGGCAGGGGATCTGCTTTGTTTTCCATCGATGGGAG CGTACACCCATGTCACTGCCAGTGGCTTTAATGGGTTTACTGCGAGAGCAATGACGGTCTGGACATCCTCTGTTCGAGGACgcgagaagctgaaggaagCAAATCGAGTAGGATCCTGGTGGAATCCGCTCAGTCACGGGGAATCGGAGCTTTTGGTGCGACGAGGCTGA